In a single window of the Agromyces sp. H17E-10 genome:
- a CDS encoding ABC transporter substrate-binding protein — MKSSRSIAIAGLTALVVAGSLAACSADSSGGDDGKLELRVATFPPGADQAAYDAFAEQEKQFEKANPDIDVIGVEYEWTAPTFAAQLAGGSLPDVFTVPFTDSKTLLENGQLMDLTDEIDELGYTDKFNPIILAEVTGADGKLYGFPRQAYANGLHYNRDLFEQAGLDPDQPPTTWDEVRAAAKTIAEKTGKAGYATMTTGNTGGWQLSVQADSRGASLQDANDDGTYTSTIDNDATKATLEYLHDLRWEDKSMGSNFDLDWGSINQEFAAGNIGMYTTGSDVYTALVRDFGMSPDQYGLTVIPTEEGGGVLGGGDIAVVAPTVDDETKAAAVTWIDWYYMQKLLNEDAAVADAKALAASDQAVGTPVLPVLDRDTYEESLTWIEPYVNVPLDQMTGFTDGIFEQTPVGEFKGQTQPIYALMDNLVQAVLTDENADIDALLKQVDVDAQALLDQ, encoded by the coding sequence ATGAAGTCATCACGCAGCATCGCGATCGCGGGGCTCACCGCCCTCGTGGTCGCCGGCTCGCTCGCCGCCTGCAGCGCCGACTCGTCGGGCGGCGACGACGGCAAGCTCGAACTGCGGGTCGCCACCTTCCCGCCCGGCGCCGACCAGGCCGCGTACGACGCCTTCGCCGAGCAGGAGAAGCAGTTCGAGAAGGCCAACCCCGACATCGACGTGATCGGCGTCGAGTACGAATGGACCGCGCCGACCTTCGCCGCACAGCTCGCGGGCGGCAGCCTGCCCGACGTATTCACCGTGCCGTTCACCGACTCGAAGACCCTGCTCGAGAACGGCCAGCTCATGGACCTCACCGATGAGATCGACGAACTCGGTTACACCGACAAGTTCAACCCGATCATCCTCGCCGAGGTCACGGGCGCCGACGGCAAGCTCTACGGCTTCCCGCGGCAGGCCTACGCGAACGGCCTGCACTACAACCGCGACCTGTTCGAGCAGGCGGGGCTCGACCCCGACCAGCCGCCGACCACCTGGGACGAGGTGCGCGCGGCCGCGAAGACCATCGCCGAGAAGACCGGCAAGGCCGGCTACGCGACCATGACGACCGGCAACACGGGCGGATGGCAGCTCTCGGTGCAGGCCGACTCGCGCGGCGCCTCGCTGCAGGATGCGAACGACGACGGCACCTACACATCGACGATCGACAACGACGCGACGAAGGCGACGCTCGAGTACCTGCACGACCTGCGCTGGGAGGACAAGTCGATGGGGTCGAACTTCGACCTCGACTGGGGCTCGATCAACCAGGAGTTCGCTGCCGGAAACATCGGCATGTACACGACGGGCTCCGACGTGTACACGGCGCTCGTGCGCGACTTCGGCATGTCGCCCGACCAGTACGGCCTCACCGTCATCCCGACCGAGGAGGGCGGCGGCGTGCTCGGCGGCGGCGACATCGCGGTCGTCGCGCCCACGGTCGACGACGAGACCAAGGCGGCGGCGGTCACCTGGATCGACTGGTACTACATGCAGAAGCTCCTGAACGAGGACGCCGCGGTCGCCGACGCGAAGGCGCTCGCCGCGAGCGACCAGGCGGTCGGCACCCCGGTGCTGCCCGTGCTCGACCGCGACACCTACGAGGAGTCGCTCACCTGGATCGAGCCGTACGTCAACGTGCCGCTCGACCAGATGACGGGCTTCACCGACGGCATCTTCGAGCAGACGCCGGTCGGCGAGTTCAAGGGCCAGACGCAGCCCATCTACGCCCTCATGGACAACCTCGTGCAGGCGGTGCTCACCGACGAGAACGCCGACATCGATGCGCTGCTGAAGCAGGTCGACGTCGACGCGCAGGCCCTGCTCGACCAGTGA
- a CDS encoding glycoside hydrolase family 13 protein has protein sequence MPLTDAPGTVPPALAHDPLWWRSAVIYQVYVRSFADSDGDGTGDLRGVLSRLDYLADLGVDALWFNPWYPSPLADGGYDVADYRDIHPAFGTLADAEELIAAAAGRGIRTIIDIVPNHVSSRHPWFEAALAAGPGSPERERFWFHPGKGAGGDEMPTHWVSNFQGDTWTRTVNPDGTPGEWYLHLFTPEQPDLNWNHPDVRAEHEDILRFWFDRGVAGVRIDSAGLLIKDPALPEVPEVVAAGQHPTEDRDEVHDVYRSWRRIADSYEGTRVLVGEVWVPDASRFAAYLRPDEMHTAFNFDFMARPWDAAELRASIDLMLDAHAPVGAPSTWVLSNHDVTRPVTRYGRDDSSFAFAKKRFGTPTDLVLGTRRARAAALLTAALPGSLYLYQGDELGLPEVELPREVLEDPMHFRSGGVDPGRDGCRVPLPWRGTSAPFGFGPDGTGGGESAGAAPWLPQPAEWAGLTVQAQQADPSSMLWLYRQALRLRRREAALGDGPMAWLEHGDDVLCFRRGDDLVSITNLGRAPVALPDHESILLASAPLEAGMLPTDATAWLRTAPAPRHP, from the coding sequence ATGCCGCTCACCGACGCCCCAGGCACCGTGCCGCCCGCGCTCGCGCACGACCCGCTCTGGTGGCGCAGCGCCGTCATCTACCAGGTGTACGTGCGCAGCTTCGCCGACTCCGACGGCGACGGCACGGGCGACCTGCGCGGCGTGCTCAGCCGCCTCGACTACCTCGCCGACCTCGGCGTCGACGCGCTCTGGTTCAACCCCTGGTACCCGAGCCCCCTCGCCGACGGCGGGTACGACGTCGCCGACTACCGCGATATCCACCCCGCCTTCGGCACCCTCGCCGACGCCGAGGAGCTCATCGCCGCGGCCGCCGGCCGGGGCATCCGCACGATCATCGACATCGTCCCGAACCACGTGAGCTCGCGGCATCCCTGGTTCGAGGCGGCCCTCGCAGCCGGGCCCGGCAGCCCCGAGCGCGAGCGCTTCTGGTTCCACCCGGGCAAGGGGGCGGGCGGCGACGAGATGCCGACGCACTGGGTCTCGAACTTCCAGGGCGACACCTGGACCCGCACGGTGAACCCCGACGGCACGCCGGGGGAGTGGTACCTGCACCTCTTCACGCCCGAGCAGCCCGACCTCAACTGGAACCACCCCGACGTGCGCGCCGAGCACGAGGACATCCTGCGGTTCTGGTTCGACCGCGGCGTCGCCGGCGTGCGCATCGACTCGGCGGGCCTGCTCATCAAGGACCCGGCGCTGCCGGAGGTGCCCGAGGTCGTCGCCGCCGGTCAGCACCCCACCGAGGACCGCGACGAGGTGCACGACGTGTACCGCTCCTGGCGGCGCATCGCCGACTCGTACGAGGGCACGCGCGTGCTCGTCGGCGAGGTCTGGGTGCCGGATGCCTCCCGCTTCGCGGCCTACCTGCGCCCCGACGAGATGCACACGGCGTTCAACTTCGACTTCATGGCGCGCCCGTGGGACGCCGCCGAGCTGCGCGCGTCGATCGACCTCATGCTCGACGCGCACGCCCCGGTCGGCGCCCCGAGCACCTGGGTGCTTTCGAACCACGACGTCACCCGCCCGGTCACCCGGTACGGCCGCGACGACTCGTCGTTCGCGTTCGCGAAGAAGCGCTTCGGCACGCCGACCGACCTCGTGCTCGGCACCCGCCGGGCCCGCGCGGCGGCGCTGCTCACGGCGGCACTGCCCGGCTCGCTCTACCTCTACCAAGGCGACGAGCTCGGCCTGCCCGAGGTCGAGCTGCCGCGCGAGGTGCTCGAGGACCCGATGCACTTCCGCTCGGGCGGTGTCGACCCCGGCCGCGACGGATGCCGCGTGCCGCTGCCCTGGCGCGGAACGTCGGCGCCGTTCGGGTTCGGGCCCGACGGAACCGGCGGCGGCGAGAGCGCCGGCGCGGCGCCCTGGCTGCCGCAGCCCGCCGAATGGGCGGGGCTCACCGTGCAGGCCCAGCAGGCCGACCCGTCGTCGATGCTCTGGCTCTACCGCCAGGCGCTGCGGCTGCGTCGGCGCGAGGCCGCGCTCGGCGACGGACCGATGGCCTGGCTCGAGCACGGCGACGACGTGCTCTGCTTCCGCCGCGGCGACGACCTCGTCTCGATCACGAACCTCGGGCGGGCGCCCGTCGCCCTGCCCGACCACGAGAGCATCCTGCTCGCGAGCGCCCCGCTCGAGGCCGGCATGCTCCCGACCGATGCGACGGCCTGGCTCCGCACGGCGCCGGCGCCGAGGCATCCCTGA
- a CDS encoding helix-turn-helix domain-containing protein encodes MPAATTHPQPELTRGPLATTDEVAAILHKSVAALNQMRGRGEGPPYLKIGRRVYYRLGDVDAYLESLRTIPPERTRDSR; translated from the coding sequence ATGCCCGCGGCAACCACCCACCCGCAACCCGAACTCACCCGGGGGCCGCTCGCAACGACCGATGAGGTTGCGGCGATCCTCCACAAGTCCGTTGCGGCACTCAACCAAATGCGCGGCCGCGGAGAGGGGCCGCCCTATCTGAAAATCGGCCGCCGCGTCTACTACCGGCTCGGAGACGTAGACGCCTATCTCGAATCGCTCCGGACGATCCCGCCCGAGCGAACCCGGGACTCGCGCTAG
- a CDS encoding carbohydrate ABC transporter permease translates to MIDRDAAAEAPPRHPPALDGNAPARRRRRRTPLTWVRGGGLWNLAFLAPMLIVFGVFSWSPIVQSVIMSFQKTNLIAPPVWVGLDNFARVLADPNLGVAIVNTLYFAVLALVLGFPLPLVLAVMMSEVRRGKGLYSALAYLPVVVPPVVAVLLWKVFYNASPDGVFNTMLGCVGIPPQPWLQSAATAMPSLVIEATWAAAGGSIIIYLAALIAVPPELYDAAEVDGAGIWRKIWHVTLPQLRGILFIMLILQVIATSQVFLEPFLFTSGGPNNATLTILLLIYRYAFQNSLGGDYGEATALSLMLAIFLGLLSWAYFKLTERWSTE, encoded by the coding sequence ATGATCGATCGGGATGCCGCGGCGGAGGCCCCGCCGCGGCATCCCCCCGCCCTCGACGGGAACGCACCCGCGCGCCGCCGACGCCGCCGCACCCCGCTGACGTGGGTGCGCGGCGGCGGGCTGTGGAACCTCGCGTTCCTCGCCCCCATGCTCATCGTGTTCGGGGTGTTCAGCTGGTCGCCGATCGTGCAGTCGGTGATCATGAGCTTCCAGAAGACGAACCTCATCGCACCGCCCGTGTGGGTCGGCCTCGACAACTTCGCGCGGGTGCTCGCCGACCCGAACCTCGGCGTCGCGATCGTGAACACGCTGTACTTCGCGGTGCTCGCGCTCGTGCTCGGATTCCCGCTGCCGCTCGTGCTGGCCGTCATGATGAGCGAGGTGCGGCGGGGCAAGGGGCTGTACAGCGCGCTCGCGTACCTGCCGGTCGTCGTGCCGCCGGTCGTCGCGGTGCTGCTCTGGAAGGTGTTCTACAACGCCTCGCCCGACGGCGTCTTCAACACGATGCTCGGCTGCGTCGGCATCCCGCCGCAGCCGTGGCTGCAGTCGGCCGCGACCGCGATGCCGTCGCTCGTCATCGAGGCGACGTGGGCGGCGGCCGGCGGCTCGATCATCATCTACCTCGCGGCGCTCATCGCCGTGCCGCCCGAGCTGTACGACGCGGCCGAGGTCGACGGCGCCGGCATCTGGCGCAAGATCTGGCACGTCACGCTGCCGCAGCTGCGCGGCATCCTCTTCATCATGCTGATCCTGCAGGTCATCGCGACCTCTCAGGTGTTCCTCGAGCCGTTCCTGTTCACGAGCGGCGGGCCGAACAACGCGACCCTCACGATCCTGCTGCTGATCTACCGCTACGCCTTCCAGAACAGCCTCGGCGGCGACTACGGCGAGGCGACCGCGCTGAGCCTGATGCTCGCGATCTTCCTCGGCCTGCTGAGTTGGGCCTATTTCAAGCTCACCGAACGCTGGAGCACCGAATGA
- a CDS encoding site-specific integrase, which yields MRDLGALWFDEIADSDRSPSTVARYREVYDRAIVPGVGELRIREATVPAMDRFLKATAKASLSTARHARVILSGMLGMAVRHGAIRTDPIREVAAFRSPKSEVRALSVDDVRALREGVRGWVDDPEQAGRRRNPDIPDVVDILLATGARIGELCALRWDDVDLAAERPTVTISGTVVRVPGEGIIRQDHPKTAAGHRTVTLPRFAVETLMRRRVESGGTPNPMNLVFPSTTGTLRETANLHRQWRDARAAAGFDWVVPHTFRKTVATMIDREYSTRDAASQLGHSGTAVTAKHYVAKAIMAPDVSAALEPLGEP from the coding sequence TTGCGCGATCTCGGCGCGCTCTGGTTCGACGAGATCGCAGACAGCGACCGTTCCCCGTCGACGGTCGCTCGCTACCGGGAGGTGTACGACCGGGCGATCGTTCCCGGGGTCGGCGAACTCCGGATCCGCGAGGCGACCGTTCCGGCGATGGACCGGTTCTTGAAAGCGACCGCGAAAGCATCGCTCAGCACGGCGCGGCACGCGCGCGTCATCTTGTCGGGGATGCTCGGCATGGCGGTTCGGCATGGCGCGATCCGGACGGATCCGATCCGCGAGGTTGCCGCGTTCCGGTCACCGAAGTCGGAGGTTCGCGCGCTCAGCGTCGACGACGTGCGCGCGCTCCGGGAGGGCGTGCGGGGGTGGGTCGACGATCCGGAACAGGCGGGGCGGCGCCGGAACCCCGATATTCCGGACGTCGTGGATATCTTGCTTGCGACCGGCGCCCGCATCGGGGAGTTGTGCGCGCTCCGGTGGGATGACGTCGACCTCGCGGCCGAACGGCCGACGGTGACGATCAGCGGAACCGTCGTCCGGGTGCCCGGCGAGGGGATCATTCGGCAGGATCACCCGAAGACGGCCGCCGGGCATCGCACGGTCACGTTGCCACGGTTCGCCGTCGAGACCCTGATGCGGCGCCGGGTCGAGTCGGGCGGGACACCGAACCCGATGAATCTCGTGTTCCCGTCGACCACCGGAACTCTCCGGGAGACGGCGAATCTGCACCGGCAATGGCGCGACGCGCGAGCGGCGGCCGGGTTCGATTGGGTCGTTCCGCACACGTTCCGAAAGACGGTCGCGACCATGATCGATCGCGAGTACTCGACCCGGGACGCGGCATCCCAATTGGGGCACTCCGGAACGGCCGTGACCGCGAAGCACTACGTGGCGAAAGCGATCATGGCGCCCGACGTTTCGGCCGCGCTCGAACCGCTCGGGGAACCGTAG
- a CDS encoding carbohydrate ABC transporter permease, which produces MTAPTTRATRIAVARAPGSGRGRSGGPGRGRRGPDASNDRGVLAASDRRRGPVRVSMTGVHLVLFVGLVVAGLGPLLWLAKSAVSTTQDTLSHPFELWPSGIDWANLGTAWNDIHIDQYFLNTVWVAAGSWFFQVFIATTAGYALSVLRPKYAPLLNALVLATLFIPAVVLLVPLYLTVLHPPLIDTSLLNTYWAVWLPAAANAFNILLVKRFFDGLPREVFEAARTDGAGPLRLFWSIVLPMSKPIIGVVSVFAVIAAWKDFLWPLLVLPDPAIQPLSVRLPAVQSQTELDVFLAALAISTLIPVALFLVFQRLFLRGAGLGGAVKG; this is translated from the coding sequence ATGACCGCCCCCACCACCCGTGCGACCCGGATCGCCGTCGCCCGTGCGCCCGGGTCCGGCCGGGGCCGATCCGGCGGCCCCGGCCGCGGCCGACGCGGACCCGACGCGTCGAACGACCGCGGGGTGCTCGCCGCCTCCGACCGACGCCGCGGCCCGGTGCGCGTCTCGATGACCGGCGTGCACCTCGTGCTCTTCGTCGGGCTCGTGGTCGCCGGCCTCGGCCCGCTGCTGTGGCTCGCGAAGTCGGCCGTGTCGACCACGCAGGACACGCTGAGCCACCCGTTCGAGCTGTGGCCGAGCGGCATCGACTGGGCGAACCTCGGCACCGCGTGGAACGACATCCACATCGACCAGTACTTCCTCAACACGGTGTGGGTCGCCGCGGGGTCGTGGTTCTTCCAGGTGTTCATCGCGACCACCGCGGGCTACGCGCTCTCGGTGCTGCGGCCGAAGTACGCGCCCCTCCTGAACGCGCTCGTGCTCGCGACCCTCTTCATCCCGGCGGTGGTGCTGCTCGTGCCGCTGTACCTCACGGTGCTGCATCCGCCGCTCATCGACACGTCGCTGCTCAACACCTACTGGGCCGTGTGGCTGCCGGCCGCGGCGAATGCGTTCAACATCCTGCTCGTGAAGCGCTTCTTCGACGGGCTGCCGCGCGAGGTGTTCGAGGCGGCGCGCACCGACGGTGCCGGGCCGCTGCGCCTGTTCTGGTCGATCGTGCTGCCGATGTCGAAGCCCATCATCGGCGTCGTGTCGGTGTTCGCCGTGATCGCCGCGTGGAAGGACTTCCTCTGGCCGCTGCTCGTGCTGCCCGACCCGGCGATCCAGCCGCTGTCGGTGCGGCTGCCCGCCGTGCAGTCGCAGACCGAGCTCGACGTGTTCCTCGCGGCGCTCGCGATCTCGACGCTCATCCCGGTGGCGCTGTTCCTCGTGTTCCAGCGGCTGTTCCTGCGGGGCGCCGGGCTTGGGGGCGCGGTGAAGGGGTAG